The following coding sequences lie in one Rhodothermales bacterium genomic window:
- a CDS encoding GNAT family N-acetyltransferase, giving the protein MTIDVVDAATDEIVEAFARLIPQLTDSVTPPGHEALARMITSEATTLFVVRLDGKIEGALALGIYRIPTGVRAWIEDVVVSPEMRGRGVGQALVERALTLAREAGAASVELTSRPEREAANRLYQRLGFELRTTNVYRFTFATA; this is encoded by the coding sequence ATGACCATCGACGTCGTGGACGCCGCGACCGACGAGATCGTCGAGGCGTTCGCCCGCCTCATCCCCCAGCTGACCGACTCGGTGACCCCTCCGGGCCATGAGGCGCTGGCGCGGATGATCACTTCCGAGGCCACGACGCTGTTCGTGGTCCGGTTGGATGGGAAGATCGAGGGCGCGCTGGCGCTGGGTATCTACCGCATCCCGACCGGGGTGCGCGCCTGGATCGAGGACGTCGTCGTGTCGCCCGAGATGCGCGGGCGCGGCGTCGGGCAGGCGCTGGTCGAACGCGCGCTGACGCTGGCCCGCGAGGCCGGCGCCGCCAGCGTCGAGCTCACCTCCCGACCGGAGCGCGAGGCCGCGAACCGCCTGTATCAGCGCCTGGGGTTTGAGCTTCGGACGACCAACGTATACCGTTTTACCTTCGCGACCGCGTGA